A single genomic interval of Oryza sativa Japonica Group chromosome 7, ASM3414082v1 harbors:
- the LOC107281719 gene encoding F-box/kelch-repeat protein At3g18720-like, with protein MGRSAPPSAPAAAAAPARGGRKRKRHLVTTSPAAQVGGWASLPTDLTRLVAGRVLAGDVVDYIAFRAVCSGWRACAPSPRDPTLRKHLLRPRAWVALCDGDAARPDDACEITFFHTRTARSLRVRLPELRCHRIVGFTDGLIILLHKRTTAVRVLNPFTGVAVDLPPLAPVFHQVVKNRNSLLYMLHQRHVSDDPHCRHRLVPLHGWSARL; from the coding sequence ATGGGGAGAAGTGCTCCCCCTTCAGCTccggctgccgcggcggcgccggcgagaggcGGACGGAAGCGCAAGCGCCACCTGGTGACCACTTCTCCGGCGGCGCAGGTAGGCGGCTGGGCGTCTCTCCCCACCGACCTAacccgcctcgtcgccggccgggtgctcgccggcgacgtggtggACTACATTGCATTCCGAGCCGTCTGCTCCGGCTGGCGCGCGtgcgcgccctcgccgcgcgACCCCACCCTGCGGAAGCAcctgctccgcccgcgcgcgtggGTCGCGCtgtgcgacggcgacgccgcccgccccgacgaCGCCTGCGAGATCACCTTCTTCCACACCCGCACGGCCAGGAGCCTCCGTGTCCGCCTCCCGGAGCTCCGTTGCCACAGGATCGTGGGCTTCACCGACGgcctcatcatcctcctccaCAAGCGCACCACCGCCGTCCGCGTGCTCAACCCCTTcaccggcgtcgccgtcgacctcccgCCCCTCGCCCCCGTGTTCCACCAGGTGGTCAAGAACCGCAACTCCCTGCTCTACATGCTGCACCAGCGCCACGTCTCCGATGACCCCCATTGCCGTCATCGTCTGGTTCCCTTACACGGCTGGAGTGCTCGGCTGTGA
- the LOC107281745 gene encoding uncharacterized protein, producing MALLHCQSTKRIVCRCCSCSRYWKSEINQRIVSLTRASDQVKSDTAHIGHKAMANTTMASGINEGRLLAFLIVLYASTIAASIGRRILGARLAAWRSDGLGATCMSFAALTLAMQAMLACVLEEKPAAAAAAVARRPASGGRLPWLVAAVSWMCVTNYFVAYIALGGNVAPTSLEWTAAGVASAANLAIATRTVRRHLGVSNPAKNES from the exons ATGGCGCTGCTGCACTGCCAAAGTACCAAGCGTATCGTTTGCCGCTGCTGCTCGTGCTCTCGCTACTGGAAATCAGAAATCAACCAGCGTATCGTTTCCCTGACACGGGCCAGCGACCAGGTCAAAA GCGACACAGCTCACATAGGTCACAAGGCCATGGCTAACACTACCATGGCGAGCGGTATCAacgag GGGAGGTTGCTCGCCTTTCTCATCGTCCTGTACGCTTCCACGATCGCCGCATCCATCGGGCGCAGGATATTGGGGGCGCGCCTCGCCGCGTGGCGCTCCGACGGCCTGGGCGCCACCTGCATGTCCTTCGCGGCGCTCACGCTCGCGATGCAGGCCATGCTCGCGTGCGTCCTTGAGGAGAagcccgccgcggccgcggcggcggtggcgaggcgccCGGCCAGCGGCGGCCGGCTCCCGTGGCTGGTCGCCGCCGTGAGCTGGATGTGCGTCACCAACTACTTCGTCGCCTACATCGCCCTCGGCGGCAACGTGGCGCCCACCTCGCTGGAGTGgacggccgccggcgtcgcctccgccgccaaccTCGCCATCGCCACGCGTACCGTCCGG CGTCACTTGGGTGTGAGCAACCCGGCCAAGAACGAGTCGTAG